The Streptomyces sp. NBC_00490 genome includes a region encoding these proteins:
- a CDS encoding RNA polymerase sigma-70 factor — protein MTRTEEFEELRPLLFAIAYRILGSVSEAEDAVQDTWLRWDASSTVPRSAKAYLSTTVTRISMDVLRSARVRRETYAGTWLPEPLLTDSYEDPARSAELAESLSMAALLLLERLSPLERAVFVLREVFAFGFPEIADAVGRSEAACRQLAVRARRHMDEGRPRFEADRKECEALAGRFFDALKEGDVDSLRKLLAADVELVGDGGGKGPQLARTVVGDDHVARLLASLVTTLARVDGVVEARELNGQPGAILRDRDNKVLNTWTLDIVDGRIRTIRSVTNPDKLGHLGPVADAWAINREARRTTN, from the coding sequence GTGACACGGACCGAGGAGTTCGAGGAACTGCGTCCGCTGCTGTTCGCGATCGCCTACCGCATCCTGGGCAGCGTGAGCGAGGCCGAGGACGCCGTTCAGGACACCTGGCTGCGCTGGGACGCCTCCTCGACCGTGCCCAGGTCGGCGAAGGCCTACCTGTCGACCACGGTGACCCGGATCTCGATGGACGTGCTGCGCTCGGCCCGCGTCCGGCGCGAGACCTACGCCGGGACCTGGCTGCCCGAACCCCTGCTCACCGACTCCTACGAGGACCCGGCACGCTCCGCGGAGCTCGCCGAATCGCTGTCCATGGCGGCCCTGTTGCTGCTGGAACGGCTCTCTCCGCTGGAGCGGGCGGTGTTCGTGCTGCGGGAGGTGTTCGCGTTCGGCTTCCCGGAGATCGCGGACGCGGTGGGGCGTTCGGAGGCGGCGTGCCGCCAGTTGGCGGTGCGGGCGCGTCGGCACATGGACGAGGGCCGGCCCCGGTTCGAGGCCGACCGCAAGGAGTGCGAGGCGCTCGCCGGGCGGTTCTTCGACGCCCTGAAGGAAGGCGACGTCGACAGTCTGCGCAAACTGCTCGCCGCCGACGTGGAGCTGGTCGGGGACGGCGGTGGCAAGGGCCCGCAGCTGGCCAGGACCGTCGTCGGCGACGACCACGTGGCACGGCTGCTCGCCTCCCTGGTCACCACGCTCGCCCGGGTGGACGGCGTCGTGGAGGCCCGCGAGCTCAACGGCCAGCCCGGTGCGATCCTGCGCGACCGGGACAACAAGGTCCTCAACACCTGGACGCTGGACATCGTCGACGGCCGCATCCGGACCATCCGCTCGGTCACCAACCCCGACAAGCTCGGCCACCTGGGCCCGGTGGCCGACGCCTGGGCGATCAACCGAGAGGCCCGCCGCACAACGAACTGA
- a CDS encoding response regulator transcription factor produces the protein MRQASADLLNPQAPPRREVFEAEARAAPAAHTAWRVLIVDARAEDAAPLAEALRRHGHHVERARNGYAALETYGEADVDIVLLDPDLPDVDGLQVCRQLTAAGRTAVVVLSDRGSELDVVLGLQAGADDYLVKPCGLRELLARIEAVMRRVQPRIERRVLSIGALRIDAALREVRLGGRTIAVTRKEFDLLYLLAARPETVVTREQLLREVWADSWSRRTVDTHVSSLRTKLGSRDWIITVHGVGFRIGRA, from the coding sequence ATGCGTCAGGCGTCAGCCGACCTGCTGAACCCACAGGCACCACCGCGCCGCGAGGTGTTCGAAGCAGAGGCCCGCGCCGCTCCGGCGGCGCACACGGCTTGGCGTGTCCTGATCGTCGACGCCCGCGCCGAGGACGCGGCACCGCTGGCGGAGGCACTGCGCCGGCACGGGCACCACGTGGAGCGTGCCCGCAACGGCTATGCCGCGCTCGAGACCTACGGCGAGGCCGACGTCGACATCGTGCTCCTCGATCCCGACCTGCCCGACGTCGACGGCCTTCAGGTGTGCCGTCAGCTGACCGCGGCCGGCCGCACCGCGGTCGTCGTGCTCAGCGACCGCGGCAGTGAACTCGACGTCGTGCTCGGCCTCCAGGCCGGCGCTGACGACTACCTGGTCAAACCCTGCGGGCTCAGAGAACTCCTGGCCCGTATCGAGGCCGTGATGCGCCGCGTGCAGCCCCGCATCGAACGCCGGGTGCTGTCGATCGGGGCGCTGCGCATCGACGCGGCGCTGCGCGAGGTCCGCCTCGGCGGCCGCACCATCGCGGTGACCCGCAAGGAGTTCGACCTGCTGTACCTGCTGGCCGCACGGCCCGAGACGGTCGTCACCCGCGAGCAGCTGCTGCGCGAGGTGTGGGCCGACTCCTGGTCCCGGCGCACCGTCGACACGCATGTGAGCAGCCTGCGCACCAAGCTCGGCTCCCGGGACTGGATCATCACCGTCCACGGGGTGGGTTTCCGGATCGGCCGGGCCTGA
- a CDS encoding sensor histidine kinase: MNAGGYGATVLPHDTTGRPDDAGVRPYGVEALAQDSAEVAGGPYGLAAAAAHQLRGPLSSIRLRLQMLGERRPDVAELPGVLGEVDRLAALLNQILDWGAAGQGPPPEPVEVLDVAAARADAWGVLADARDVRIDLTGTAATALQTHGALEHALDVLLDNAVRAAPPGTTVTCSVRVAGQHVHVSVTDEGPGMTDAELAHVGHPFRRGTSGATREGSGLGLAIAASLLRASGGLLGLGRAVSGGLTATAVLPLAPD, from the coding sequence ATGAACGCCGGCGGCTACGGTGCGACCGTCCTGCCGCACGACACGACCGGCCGTCCGGACGACGCGGGGGTGCGTCCGTACGGCGTGGAGGCGCTTGCACAGGACTCGGCTGAGGTGGCCGGTGGCCCGTACGGTCTCGCGGCGGCCGCCGCGCATCAGCTGCGCGGGCCGTTGTCGTCGATCCGGCTGCGGTTGCAGATGCTGGGCGAGCGCCGGCCCGATGTCGCCGAACTCCCGGGTGTGCTGGGCGAGGTGGACCGGCTGGCCGCGCTGCTGAACCAGATCCTCGACTGGGGCGCCGCGGGGCAGGGGCCGCCGCCCGAGCCCGTCGAGGTGCTCGACGTCGCCGCCGCCCGGGCGGACGCCTGGGGTGTGCTCGCCGACGCGCGGGACGTCCGTATCGACCTCACCGGGACCGCCGCGACGGCCCTGCAGACGCACGGCGCGCTGGAACACGCCCTGGACGTCCTGCTCGACAACGCGGTGCGGGCGGCCCCGCCCGGCACCACCGTCACCTGCTCCGTACGCGTCGCCGGGCAGCACGTCCACGTCAGCGTCACGGACGAGGGCCCCGGCATGACGGACGCCGAACTCGCCCACGTGGGGCACCCCTTCCGGCGCGGGACGTCCGGAGCCACGCGTGAGGGCAGCGGGCTCGGACTGGCGATCGCCGCGTCCCTGCTGCGGGCCTCCGGCGGCCTCCTCGGCCTGGGCCGTGCCGTGTCGGGGGGCCTGACCGCCACGGCGGTCCTGCCGTTGGCACCCGACTGA
- a CDS encoding response regulator transcription factor, translating into MAIEVLLAHPHPSVRVALAGLLGGESDIEVVGECGDGRRAQDLAGRLLPDVLVTGLRLPGLDGVELTRRLVGRAGPHGVRVVVLADVAAGSLAFEALGAGARGLLCQDTDTGELPRALRLVSEGGALVSPRLTRPLIDACLRGPGLPDVPALDHLTAREREVLSLVGTGLSTQEIADRLVVAEVTAKTHVRRTMVKLGARTRTQLVAIAYESGMLRPRVRS; encoded by the coding sequence ATGGCCATCGAGGTACTCCTCGCCCACCCTCACCCCTCCGTACGGGTCGCGCTCGCCGGGCTGCTCGGCGGGGAGTCCGACATCGAGGTCGTGGGTGAGTGCGGCGACGGCAGGCGGGCGCAGGACCTTGCCGGGCGGCTGCTGCCCGACGTCCTTGTGACGGGGCTTCGGTTACCGGGGCTGGACGGTGTGGAGCTCACGCGCCGGCTCGTCGGGCGGGCCGGACCGCACGGGGTCCGTGTCGTCGTCCTCGCCGACGTCGCCGCCGGCTCCCTCGCCTTCGAGGCGCTCGGGGCGGGTGCCCGCGGACTGCTGTGCCAGGACACCGACACCGGCGAACTGCCGCGCGCGCTGCGGCTGGTCAGCGAGGGCGGGGCGCTGGTCTCCCCGCGGCTGACCCGCCCCCTGATCGACGCGTGTCTGCGCGGTCCCGGCCTCCCCGACGTGCCCGCCCTGGACCACCTCACCGCACGCGAACGCGAGGTGCTGTCCCTGGTCGGCACCGGGCTCTCCACCCAGGAGATCGCCGACCGGCTCGTCGTCGCCGAGGTCACGGCCAAGACCCATGTCCGCCGCACCATGGTCAAACTGGGCGCCCGCACCCGCACCCAGCTCGTCGCCATCGCCTACGAGAGCGGCATGCTCCGCCCCCGCGTCCGGTCGTAG
- a CDS encoding TcmI family type II polyketide cyclase, with translation MHSTLIVARMDPASIGEVARIFQEFDGTEMPHLMGTRRRELFAYRGLYFHLQDFDDDQGGKNIEQAKTHPRFVQVSDDLKPYIEAYDPATWRSPADAMATRFYHWAS, from the coding sequence ATGCACAGCACATTGATCGTGGCGCGGATGGACCCGGCGTCCATCGGTGAGGTCGCCCGGATCTTCCAGGAGTTCGACGGCACCGAGATGCCGCACCTGATGGGCACACGGCGCCGTGAGCTGTTCGCCTACCGCGGCCTGTACTTCCACCTCCAGGACTTCGACGACGACCAGGGCGGCAAGAACATCGAACAGGCCAAGACCCACCCGCGGTTCGTGCAGGTCAGCGACGACCTGAAGCCGTACATCGAGGCCTACGACCCGGCGACCTGGCGCTCGCCGGCCGACGCGATGGCCACCCGCTTCTACCACTGGGCCTCCTGA
- a CDS encoding response regulator transcription factor, producing the protein MDVLVVEDDDGMAEALQQMLHLHGHDTRRSDTGTDALASLPGTKLVLLDLSLPDLAGHEVCRRIRENSCVPIVVLSGSDHELDRVTALYAGADDFVPKPFSRHELLARIEAVLRRSTCCCGRPQEDAAADLAPLPVPVPRPRRTPPEPAGEPAVAPDQLRAGPLWLDTRTRRVFLDDNEVRVTRKEFDLLAMLLEEPGTVMQREDIMARVWDENWFGSTRTLDVHVGSLRGKLGSTRWIETVRGVGYRLTVPAAIGSGAER; encoded by the coding sequence ATGGACGTACTGGTTGTCGAGGACGATGACGGAATGGCCGAGGCACTTCAACAGATGCTGCATCTGCACGGCCACGACACCCGCCGCAGCGACACCGGTACCGACGCCCTGGCGAGCCTGCCGGGCACCAAACTCGTCCTGCTCGACCTGAGCCTGCCCGACCTGGCCGGACACGAGGTGTGCCGGCGGATCCGGGAGAACTCCTGTGTGCCCATCGTCGTCCTCAGCGGCAGCGACCACGAACTGGACCGGGTGACGGCCCTGTACGCCGGGGCCGACGACTTCGTGCCCAAGCCCTTCAGCCGGCATGAACTGCTCGCCCGTATCGAGGCGGTGCTGCGCCGCAGTACCTGCTGCTGCGGACGGCCCCAGGAGGACGCGGCCGCCGACCTGGCGCCGCTCCCCGTACCGGTGCCGCGTCCGCGCCGTACCCCGCCGGAGCCGGCAGGGGAGCCGGCCGTGGCCCCGGACCAGCTGCGCGCGGGACCGCTGTGGCTCGACACGCGCACCCGCCGGGTGTTCCTCGACGACAACGAGGTCCGGGTCACCCGCAAGGAGTTCGACCTGCTCGCCATGCTGCTGGAGGAGCCGGGCACGGTCATGCAGCGCGAGGACATCATGGCCCGGGTGTGGGACGAGAACTGGTTCGGCTCAACCCGCACCCTCGACGTCCATGTCGGGTCCCTGCGCGGGAAACTCGGCAGCACGCGGTGGATCGAGACGGTACGGGGGGTGGGGTACCGGCTGACGGTGCCGGCGGCCATCGGCTCCGGGGCCGAACGATGA
- a CDS encoding ketosynthase chain-length factor: MKTTEALSTATAGPATTTRVVVTGLGVTAPNGLGTDDFWSATVEGRSGIGPIGRFDASGYPARLAGEVPGFVAEDHLPGRLLPQTDHMTRLALVAADWALADAGVTPGDWAPFDMGVVTASSSGGFEFGQRELQALWSKGGQYVSAYQSFAWFYAVNTGQISIRHGMRGPSGVVVSDQAGGLDALAQGRRMIRKGSKLIVSGGVDGSICPWGHVAQLAAGRLSTSDDPGRAYLPFDIEAAGHVPGEGGALLILEDAEAARERGARVYGEIAGYAATFDPPPGTGREPGLERAIRQALADAHADAGDVDVVFADAAAIPELDRAEADAVTRVFGPEGVPVTAPKTMTGRLLSGAASLDVAAALLSVRDGVIPPTAHVTPDPAYRLDLVTGEARRARVDTALVLARGYGGFNSAMVVRRSTS, translated from the coding sequence ATGAAGACGACCGAGGCCCTGAGCACGGCCACCGCCGGCCCGGCCACGACCACCCGCGTCGTCGTCACCGGACTGGGCGTCACCGCCCCCAACGGCCTGGGCACCGACGACTTCTGGAGCGCCACCGTCGAGGGCCGCAGCGGCATCGGCCCGATCGGACGTTTCGACGCCTCCGGCTACCCGGCCCGCCTGGCCGGCGAGGTCCCCGGCTTCGTCGCCGAGGACCATCTGCCGGGCCGGCTGCTGCCGCAGACCGACCACATGACCCGCCTCGCGCTGGTCGCCGCCGACTGGGCCCTCGCCGACGCGGGCGTCACGCCCGGCGACTGGGCGCCCTTCGACATGGGCGTGGTCACCGCCAGCTCCTCGGGCGGCTTCGAGTTCGGCCAGCGCGAACTGCAGGCGCTGTGGAGCAAGGGCGGCCAGTACGTCAGCGCGTACCAGTCCTTCGCCTGGTTCTACGCCGTCAACACCGGCCAGATCTCCATCCGGCACGGCATGCGCGGCCCCAGCGGCGTCGTCGTCTCCGACCAGGCCGGGGGCCTCGATGCCCTCGCGCAGGGCCGGCGGATGATCCGCAAGGGCAGCAAGCTGATCGTCTCCGGTGGCGTCGACGGCTCGATCTGCCCGTGGGGGCATGTCGCGCAGCTCGCCGCCGGCCGCCTGTCCACCAGCGACGACCCCGGCCGCGCCTATCTGCCCTTCGACATCGAGGCGGCCGGCCATGTGCCGGGCGAGGGCGGCGCCCTGCTTATCCTCGAGGACGCCGAGGCGGCCCGGGAGCGCGGGGCCCGCGTGTACGGCGAGATCGCCGGATACGCGGCCACCTTCGACCCGCCGCCCGGCACCGGCCGCGAGCCGGGCCTGGAGCGGGCGATCCGCCAGGCACTCGCGGACGCCCACGCCGATGCCGGTGACGTCGACGTGGTGTTCGCGGACGCCGCCGCGATCCCCGAGCTCGACCGGGCCGAGGCGGACGCGGTGACCCGGGTTTTCGGCCCCGAAGGGGTCCCGGTGACCGCGCCCAAGACGATGACCGGACGTCTGCTGTCCGGCGCCGCCTCCCTGGACGTGGCCGCGGCCCTGCTGTCCGTCCGGGACGGCGTGATCCCGCCCACCGCCCACGTCACCCCCGACCCGGCCTACCGCCTGGACCTGGTCACCGGCGAGGCGCGCCGGGCCCGGGTGGACACCGCGCTGGTCCTCGCCCGCGGCTACGGCGGCTTCAACTCCGCGATGGTCGTGCGCCGGAGCACCTCGTGA
- a CDS encoding ATP-binding protein produces the protein MSTDLWTYRPAAEMVGREFDLIGVQGRLEDPSVRLITLTGPGGVGKSRLAAEAAAGVAELFPGGIHSVDLPACLDLESVLENIDKTVRDITERTLLLLDGVEHIAGGLAVPLARHLAGTPLLTVLATGQEILRTSGECVLPVPPLPPPGELLEADVADVQDNPAVQLLVRCGRQANPAFALTPENVGAVVGICNLLEGVPLVLELAARRLRLYPPQELLGWLRRGGDSHLPGPVDVPERQRSTLAIAEWSCRGLSAPQRSLLARLALFQGGVTLPTAEKVSPLGAAETTVALETMLDRGLLTLEEQPRADSRLTMPRTVRAYGLALLEEAGPERALAARQAHAHHYRRLLPALEGRFQGSEQQRWLRVAVAEHDNVLAALRHLEDEDGTGTGTSEGHEKGREEGGGGRVRPERAAALLARAGLVTACLQPWLVRGELREGLRWFDATGQALKGAEWGERAEDEEWLRTRARLYCGAGVLAAALGDHDGAAHRHRRAVALYKRLRDPQAAALPSARLGHALFRCGERPEGRALLSASLTALDAHGDTAGSAEAAAALAEVLLASGETQQAGALLERVARVQRQNGAVRDLARTLHLGARLSLCEGDDDSARVALRESIGLYESIGERTELPAVLEMFALLILQRAGRPQPAARLLAAAGALRSRTGAGVERERADRLRAAVDELRRRLGGAVFATAWAEGLRLRPEAMAAEALGTAEPGRAEDGGESVALTPRQLQVALLVADGMTNRQIAQHLDIAEWTVVNHVRNVMRKLSCTSRVQVAWAVGRSR, from the coding sequence ATGTCAACGGATCTGTGGACGTACCGACCGGCGGCCGAGATGGTGGGCCGGGAGTTCGATCTGATCGGCGTCCAGGGCAGGCTCGAGGACCCTTCCGTAAGGCTGATCACCCTGACCGGACCCGGCGGAGTGGGCAAGAGCCGGCTGGCGGCCGAGGCCGCTGCCGGGGTCGCGGAGCTGTTCCCGGGCGGGATCCACAGCGTCGATCTGCCGGCCTGTCTGGACCTGGAGTCGGTGCTCGAGAACATCGACAAGACCGTACGGGACATCACGGAACGCACGTTGCTGCTGCTCGACGGCGTCGAGCACATCGCGGGCGGGCTCGCGGTGCCGCTCGCCCGGCATCTCGCCGGCACACCCCTGCTCACCGTCCTCGCCACCGGTCAGGAGATCCTGCGGACCTCCGGCGAGTGCGTCCTGCCGGTGCCCCCGCTGCCGCCCCCGGGAGAGCTCCTGGAAGCCGATGTCGCCGACGTCCAGGACAATCCGGCCGTCCAGCTCCTCGTCCGCTGCGGCCGGCAGGCCAACCCCGCCTTCGCGCTCACGCCCGAGAACGTCGGCGCCGTCGTCGGCATCTGCAACCTGCTCGAGGGCGTCCCGCTGGTCCTGGAGCTCGCCGCACGCCGACTGCGCCTGTACCCGCCGCAGGAACTGCTCGGCTGGCTGCGGCGGGGCGGCGACAGTCATCTGCCGGGGCCTGTCGACGTACCGGAGCGGCAGCGTTCCACCCTCGCGATCGCCGAGTGGAGCTGCCGCGGCCTGAGCGCGCCGCAGCGGTCGCTGCTGGCCCGACTCGCCCTGTTCCAGGGGGGTGTCACCCTCCCCACCGCCGAGAAGGTGTCGCCACTGGGGGCGGCGGAGACCACCGTCGCGCTGGAGACCATGCTCGACCGCGGACTGCTCACCCTCGAGGAACAGCCGCGCGCCGACAGCCGCCTGACGATGCCGCGCACCGTCCGCGCCTACGGTCTCGCCCTGCTGGAGGAGGCGGGCCCGGAGCGGGCCCTGGCCGCCCGGCAGGCGCACGCCCACCACTACCGGCGCCTGCTGCCCGCTCTGGAGGGCCGCTTCCAGGGCTCGGAGCAGCAGCGCTGGCTGCGGGTCGCGGTCGCCGAGCACGACAACGTGCTCGCCGCACTGCGCCACCTCGAGGACGAGGACGGCACCGGCACCGGCACGTCCGAAGGACACGAGAAGGGGAGGGAGGAAGGAGGCGGGGGCCGCGTGCGTCCCGAACGGGCGGCGGCGCTGCTGGCAAGGGCGGGACTGGTCACCGCCTGTCTGCAACCCTGGCTCGTCCGCGGCGAGTTGAGGGAGGGGCTGCGCTGGTTCGACGCCACCGGGCAGGCCCTGAAGGGTGCCGAGTGGGGCGAACGGGCCGAGGACGAGGAGTGGCTGCGCACCCGCGCCCGCCTGTACTGCGGCGCGGGCGTACTCGCCGCGGCCCTCGGCGACCACGACGGGGCGGCGCACCGCCACCGCCGGGCCGTCGCCCTGTACAAGCGGCTGCGTGATCCGCAGGCCGCCGCCCTGCCCTCCGCCCGCCTGGGACACGCGCTGTTCCGGTGCGGCGAGCGGCCCGAGGGCCGGGCCCTGCTGTCCGCGTCCCTCACCGCCCTCGACGCCCACGGCGACACCGCCGGATCCGCCGAGGCGGCCGCCGCGCTCGCCGAGGTGCTGCTCGCGTCCGGCGAGACGCAGCAGGCGGGTGCCCTGCTGGAACGGGTCGCCCGTGTCCAGCGGCAGAACGGCGCCGTCCGCGATCTGGCCCGCACCCTCCACCTCGGCGCCCGGCTGTCCCTGTGCGAGGGGGACGACGACAGCGCCCGGGTGGCGTTGCGGGAGAGCATCGGCCTGTACGAGTCGATCGGCGAGCGCACCGAACTGCCCGCCGTCCTGGAGATGTTCGCCCTGCTGATCCTTCAGCGGGCGGGCCGGCCCCAGCCCGCCGCCCGGCTGCTCGCGGCGGCCGGAGCGCTGCGGTCCCGTACCGGGGCGGGCGTGGAGCGGGAGCGTGCGGACCGGCTGCGGGCCGCCGTCGACGAGCTGCGCCGCCGGCTGGGCGGGGCGGTGTTCGCCACCGCGTGGGCCGAGGGGCTGCGGCTGCGTCCGGAGGCGATGGCCGCCGAGGCGCTCGGCACGGCCGAGCCGGGCCGGGCCGAGGACGGCGGGGAGAGTGTCGCGCTCACGCCGCGCCAGTTGCAGGTGGCGCTGCTGGTGGCCGACGGCATGACGAACCGGCAGATCGCACAGCACCTGGACATCGCCGAGTGGACGGTGGTCAACCATGTCCGCAACGTGATGCGGAAACTGAGCTGCACCTCCCGGGTCCAGGTCGCCTGGGCCGTGGGCAGGAGCCGGTGA
- a CDS encoding beta-ketoacyl-[acyl-carrier-protein] synthase family protein: MMARQVVITGIGVVAPGGVGTKDFWNLLSTGRTATRTITSFDATPFRSRVAAEVDFDPELHGLSPQEVRRMDRAAQFAVVTTAEALTDSGLALSDLDPHRTGVTVGSGVGATMALDREYRIVSDGGRLDLVDHRYAVPHLYDYFVPSSFASEVAWKVGAEGPAAVVSTGCTSGLDSVGYATELIREGSADVMFAGAAAAPISPITVACFDAIKATTPRNDDPEHASRPFDRTRNGFVLGEGAAMFVLEERERAERRGAYIYAEIAGFATRCNAFHMTGLRPDGLEMAEAIRLAMDEARINPEQVDYINAHGSGTKQNDRHETAAFKHSLGAHAYETPVSSIKSMVGHSLGAIGSLEIAASVLAIENNVVPPTANLHEPDPDCDLDYVPVHAREQRTDTVLSVGSGFGGFQSAMVLRRAA; encoded by the coding sequence CTGATGGCGCGCCAGGTAGTGATCACCGGCATCGGTGTGGTGGCCCCCGGCGGGGTCGGGACCAAGGACTTCTGGAACCTGCTCAGCACCGGCCGCACCGCCACCCGCACCATCACCTCCTTCGACGCGACACCGTTCCGCTCACGGGTGGCCGCCGAGGTCGACTTCGACCCCGAACTGCACGGCCTGAGCCCGCAGGAGGTCCGGCGCATGGACCGCGCCGCCCAGTTCGCGGTCGTCACCACCGCCGAGGCCCTCACCGACAGCGGCCTGGCCCTGAGCGACCTCGACCCGCACCGCACGGGCGTCACCGTGGGCAGCGGCGTCGGCGCGACCATGGCCCTGGACCGCGAGTACCGCATCGTCTCCGACGGCGGCCGCCTCGACCTGGTCGACCACCGCTACGCGGTGCCGCACCTGTACGACTACTTCGTCCCGAGCTCCTTCGCCAGCGAAGTGGCCTGGAAGGTCGGCGCCGAGGGCCCCGCCGCCGTCGTCTCCACGGGCTGCACCTCGGGCCTGGACTCGGTGGGATACGCCACTGAACTGATCCGCGAGGGCAGCGCCGACGTCATGTTCGCCGGCGCCGCGGCCGCCCCCATCTCCCCCATCACGGTGGCCTGCTTCGACGCCATCAAGGCGACCACCCCCCGCAACGACGACCCCGAGCACGCCTCCCGCCCCTTCGACCGGACCCGCAACGGCTTCGTCCTCGGCGAGGGCGCCGCCATGTTCGTCCTGGAGGAGCGCGAGCGGGCCGAGCGGCGCGGGGCGTACATCTACGCCGAGATCGCCGGCTTCGCGACCCGCTGCAACGCCTTCCACATGACCGGGCTGCGGCCCGACGGACTGGAGATGGCCGAGGCGATCCGGCTCGCGATGGACGAGGCGCGCATCAACCCCGAGCAGGTCGACTACATCAACGCCCACGGCTCGGGCACCAAGCAGAACGACCGGCACGAGACCGCGGCGTTCAAGCACAGCCTGGGCGCGCACGCCTACGAAACCCCGGTCAGCTCCATCAAGTCCATGGTCGGGCACTCGCTCGGCGCGATCGGCTCCCTGGAGATCGCCGCCTCGGTCCTCGCGATCGAGAACAACGTGGTGCCGCCGACGGCCAACCTCCACGAACCCGACCCCGACTGCGACCTGGACTACGTGCCGGTGCACGCCCGTGAACAGCGCACCGACACGGTCCTGAGCGTCGGCAGCGGATTCGGCGGGTTCCAGAGCGCGATGGTGTTGCGGAGGGCGGCATGA
- a CDS encoding AMP-binding protein translates to MADCGQETMTATLGGSPGALPDGDGPLADLLGYLEPPAEVARAFVERGWWRTETVLHDVHRGAARHPHRTAIVSHQAHRPAPSRVTRISYGQLAACTARFAHALDALGVRPGDPVAFQLPNRWETVALLLACLRTGAVAVPVMTGYGIRDLEAVLAAAEPRLCVVTDLWEGAAPARVLADLAPGLPWLRHRAVLGDAVDAGAIDFVRHFVHTPHERYRSAGWLRLPSRPADRVALAVTSLGLRAAHSMALHTPNSLHAGLPSVTGAAEAAFSAVPLASLPSLLHAVIGPLTCGGTVVLQDVWDAETALGLMAAAEVSRVYATPAQWEELVAAREHRPREGSELHGAFTSDEAGASTALGRRVHAALGVPLRALPRPASDAGRPSPRGPASPLAVWRRGSGVGLTWQEDGEVVDLDEAGHPRLRTEEVGGVFLVPVTEIEALLLGHPRVAEAAVVARADPRHGELACAVVVPDGTPPTLLDLRTHLSAQGVPPAHLPAELILLGGLPRTDTGELRRRHLQDTLAHRPARAA, encoded by the coding sequence ATGGCGGACTGCGGGCAGGAGACCATGACGGCGACACTCGGCGGGTCGCCGGGCGCGCTGCCCGACGGCGACGGACCGCTCGCGGACCTCCTCGGGTACCTGGAGCCGCCCGCCGAGGTCGCGCGGGCCTTCGTCGAGCGGGGCTGGTGGCGCACCGAGACCGTGCTGCACGACGTGCACCGCGGTGCGGCACGCCATCCGCACCGCACCGCGATCGTCTCCCACCAGGCGCACCGTCCCGCCCCGAGCCGCGTGACACGCATCTCCTACGGTCAACTCGCCGCCTGCACCGCCCGTTTCGCGCACGCCCTGGACGCGCTCGGGGTGCGCCCCGGCGACCCGGTCGCCTTCCAGCTGCCGAACCGCTGGGAGACGGTGGCGCTGCTGCTGGCCTGTCTGCGCACCGGCGCGGTGGCGGTGCCGGTGATGACCGGGTACGGGATCCGGGATCTGGAGGCGGTGCTCGCCGCGGCCGAGCCGCGGCTGTGCGTCGTGACGGATCTGTGGGAGGGCGCCGCGCCGGCCCGGGTCCTCGCCGACCTCGCGCCCGGGCTGCCGTGGCTGCGTCACCGGGCCGTGCTCGGGGACGCCGTGGACGCGGGCGCGATCGATTTCGTACGACACTTCGTGCACACCCCGCACGAGCGGTACCGGTCCGCAGGGTGGCTGCGGCTGCCGTCGCGGCCCGCGGACCGGGTCGCTCTCGCGGTCACCTCGCTCGGTCTGCGGGCCGCGCACAGCATGGCGCTGCACACGCCCAACTCACTGCACGCGGGCCTGCCTTCGGTGACGGGAGCGGCCGAGGCCGCGTTCTCCGCGGTGCCGCTGGCGTCGTTGCCGTCGCTGCTGCACGCGGTGATCGGTCCGCTCACGTGCGGGGGGACGGTCGTACTGCAGGACGTGTGGGATGCGGAGACCGCGCTCGGGCTGATGGCCGCGGCGGAGGTGAGCCGGGTGTACGCGACGCCCGCGCAGTGGGAGGAGCTCGTCGCCGCGCGGGAACACCGGCCGCGGGAGGGGTCTGAGCTGCACGGCGCGTTCACCTCCGACGAGGCCGGCGCCTCCACCGCGCTCGGCCGGCGGGTCCACGCCGCGCTGGGGGTGCCGCTGCGGGCGCTGCCGCGGCCTGCCTCCGACGCCGGGCGGCCCTCGCCCCGCGGGCCCGCCTCGCCGCTCGCGGTGTGGCGGCGCGGCAGCGGAGTCGGCCTGACCTGGCAGGAGGACGGCGAGGTGGTGGACCTGGACGAGGCGGGGCATCCGCGGCTGCGCACCGAGGAGGTGGGCGGAGTGTTCCTCGTGCCGGTCACCGAGATCGAGGCGCTGCTACTGGGGCATCCCCGGGTGGCCGAGGCCGCGGTCGTCGCCCGCGCCGACCCTCGCCACGGCGAACTGGCCTGCGCCGTCGTGGTCCCCGACGGCACCCCGCCCACCCTCCTGGACCTGCGCACCCATCTGTCCGCCCAGGGCGTCCCACCCGCGCACCTGCCCGCCGAACTCATCCTCCTGGGCGGCCTGCCCCGCACCGACACCGGCGAACTGCGCCGCCGCCACCTCCAGGACACGCTCGCCCACCGACCGGCTCGGGCGGCGTGA